The Acetivibrio cellulolyticus CD2 genome segment CAAAAAACGCCTTTTACATTTGATGTATCGGTATGGGAGATGTTCTGGTGGTCTACGCAGGGAGCAAAAGTATGTTTTCTTGAACCGGGTGGAGAAAAAGATCCTGAAAAGATCCTGGAAGCAATTGAGAAGAACAAAATTACTGTAATGCACTTTGTGCCTTCCATGCTAAGCACCTTTTTGGAGTATCTGAAGGAAAGCGGAGAGGCAGACAGGGCAAAGGGATTGAGGCAGGTTTTTGCAAGCGGAGAGGCACTGACTTCTGCACAGGTAAGGCTATTCAACAGTTTGCTGGGTAGTAACGGTACCCGATTGTCAAATCTATATGGTCCTACTGAGGCAACTATTGACGTATCATATTTTGATTGCCCGGTGGAAGAAGTTCCCGACATTATACCGATTGGAAGAGCAATTGATAACACTCAATTGCTGATAATGGATAAAAATATGCAGCCCCAGCCGGTAGGAGTCCCCGGAGAATTGTGCATAGCCGGTGTTGGATTGGCCAGAGGATATCTGAACAGGCCGGAGCTGACCGCTGAAAAGTTTATAGCAAACTCTATGGTACCGGGCAGGAGGATATACCGAACCGGCGACCTGGCAAGGTGGATGCCCGATGGTAATATTGAATACCTTGGGAGAATGGATTTTCAGGTTAAATTGCGCGGCTTGAGGATAGAGTTGGGTGAAATTGAGGGAGTACTGCTTTTACATCCGTCTGTTAATGAATGTATTGTAACAGCATGGGAGAAGGAACCAGGTAATGTTCATCTTGTCGGCTATATAGTGTGTGATAAGGAGAATCCGATAGAATCAGGTGAACTTCAGGCCTTTTTAGGAGACAGCCTGCCGGAATACATGGTACCGAGGATATTTGTGTTTCTGGATGCAATGCCTCTGTCATCAAATGGAAAAGCAGATCGCAAAGCACTGCCGGTTCCTGTACTGTCTAAGAGCTCAGGGTATGTTGCTCCACAAAATGAAGTTGAAAAGATACTGTCGGATATATGGAAGGAAGAGCTTGGTCTTAAAAACGTAGGAGTGAATGATAATTTCTTTGAAGTTGGCGGACACTCACTGCTACTGACAAAGATACACAGCCGTATAAGAAAGCAGTTTGACAAAGATTTTCCGCTGGTAGATATGTTTACTTATTCAACAATAAGTTCACTTGCAAAATTTATTAACGGTGAACAGGAACAGCCATCCTTTCTAAAAAATGAAGACAGGCTTAAAAAGCAAAAGAGAGCCAGACAGAATAAATTCAGGGAGTCTGACAATTGTGAAACACCTGCAAATGAATCTTTTGGAGGAGTAGCTATTGTTGGAATGTCCGGCCGTTTCCCCGGAGCTAAAAATATTGATGAGTTCTGGGAAAACTTAAAGAACGGAGTGGATTCCATTACCTCGTTTTCGAAGGAAGAAGCAATTAAAGCCGGGGCCAGTGAAGAGGATGTAAACAATCCTGATTATGTTTTGGCCAGTGGTATTTTAGAAGATGTTGAATATTTTGATGCGTCTTTCTTTGGGTTTAATCCAAGGGAAACTGAAAACATGGATCCACAGCATAGACTGTTTCTGGAATGTTCGTACGAGGCCTTGGAAAATGCAGGATATGCAAAAAATGAATATGAATATCCTGTAGGTGTCTATGCAGGTTCAAATATGAGTACATATTTTTTATATCATCTTATGGCAAAGGTCGGCCTTAAGGACAACTTCGGGATGCTTTTAAGCAATGATAAGGATTATCTGGCAACCAGGTTATCTTACGAGTTTAATTTCAAAGGGCCAAGCATTAACGTGCAGACAGCCTGTTCAACATCTGTGACTGCTATTGCATTAGCTTGTGAAGGCTTGTTGAATTATAACTGTGATATGGCACTGGCTGGTGGAGCGGCAGTAAAACTTCCGCAAAAGCTCGGTTATTTGTATCAACCAGGTATGATAGCTTCACCGGATGGACATGCCAGACCTTTTGATGCTGATGCACAGGGGACCATTTTTACCAGTGCTGTCGGGGTTGTTGTGCTAAAGAGGCTCGAAGACGCTATAGCTGATGGTGATAACATTTATGCTGTTATCAAAGGTATAGCAGTTAATAATGACGGTTCAACAAAGGTAGGATTTACTGCTCCAAGCAGAGACGGTCAGTCGGAAGTAATTGTAGCAGCTCAGAGCCTTGCAGGAGTGAACCCGGATGATATCGGGTATGTTGAAGCTCAAGGGACGTCAACTTCTATTGGAGATCCGATAGAGGTGTCGGCACTTAATCAGGTATTTGCACAGAAATCTCAGCGCAAAAACTTCTGCGCATTAGGATCAGTAAAGGGAAATGTAGGACATACAACATCAGCAGCAGGTGCAGTTGCTATAATTAAAACGGCACTTGCCTTAAAGAACAAACAGATACCGCCCACTGTTAATTACAAGATACCAAATCCAAGTATAGATTTTGAGAACAGTGCTTTTTATGTAAATACCAGGCTGACTGAATGGGCCAGCAACGGGAAACCTCGGTTGGCGGGTGTAAATTCCTTTGGTTTTGGCGGTACCAATGTTCATACAGTTCTTGAAGAAGCGCCGAAGATTGAAGCTTCTACAGAATCAAGAACTCATCAGCTTATAACACTGTCGGCCCGCAGCAAAACTGCATTGGACAGGATGTCATATAATCTGGGAGGATTTTTAAAGGAGAACCTGGGTCTCAATTTTGCAGATGCTGTTTATACTCTGCATGTAGGCAGAAAAGAGTTTGAACACAGAAGGACGTTGGTATGCAGGGATGCCCAAGAAGCTGCGGATTTGCTTGTCAACAAAAACGTTGACAGTTCTATTTATGATTTGAATGGAGGTACTGCTCCGTCAATCGTATTTGTTTTTACAGAAGGGAAAAATCTTAAAACCAGTACTACTATTGATTTGTACAATAACTTTGAGGTGTTCAGACAAGAATTTGATAGAGGAGCTAGAATTCTTGAATCGTATTCAGGAGAAGACCCTATTGGAATTTTATACCCTGAAGATCAATTGGATAATACATCAGACAGGTATTTGAGCGATATGAGAATTGCATGTTCAATAAATCTGATAATAGAGTATGCAATGGCAAAGCTTTGGATGTCATGGGGAATTAAACCTTATACAGCAATAGGAAAGGGAACAGGTGAATACACAGCAGCTTTGATAAGTGGTGTTTTATCATTGGAAGATGCATTGCTTCTTGCTTTTTCTGACGAGAACAACTTAAGTATTAATCTAGACAAGGTAACATTTTCACCGGCAAGCAGCCCTTATGTTTCAAGTGTTACCGGAACATGGACAGATAATAATGAGATTACGGGAAGAGAATATTGGGCAAAAGTAAGCTGTTTGGACAGGTTTGACAAAGGCATAGAGACTCTGGAGGAAGATAACACAGTGTTATTTCTTCAAATGGGAATACCTTTGCATATTGAGGGTATTAACGGCGCAAAAGTATTTTCATCCTTGCCGGATGAGGTGAATAGCCAGTCGGAAATTGAAGCTGTGCTTTATGCACTTGGAAAGTTGTGGGAGAAGGGTTCAAAGATAAGGTGGGAGGAATTCCACAATGGTGAGAAAAGGCATAGGGTACCTCTTCCTACCTACCCGTTTGAGAGGAAAAGGTATTGGGTTGAGCAGTTTAATATGGGTGAGTACATTAAAAACGGCAGTGATTACTGTACTGACAATGTGGAGAATGCTTACACCAGACCCGATTTGTCTACTGAATATGAAGCTCCTTGCAATGAGGTTGAGGAGTGCATTGCAGAAATCTGGCAAAACCTTATGGGAATTGAACCTGTAGGAACAAAGGATAATTTCTTTGAGTTGGGTGGAGAGTCACTGTTATTTGTAAATATGCATACCGAGCTGGAAAAGCATTATCCCGGGAGGACAAAAGTAGAGGAGATTATTACATGCCCTACTATATCGGAGATTGCAGCCATAATCGGAAGTGAAGGTGAAGATGGTACAGATAATAGTGAGACCGAATCATATGGGTACCAGATGTATTTTAACGATTGGAGATGAAGATAGATGAAAAGAATTGCATTGTTATTTCCCGGACAGGGATCACAATATATTGGAATGGGAAAGAAACTCTATGAAAATTATGCGACAGCAAGGGAAGTTTTTGATGAGGCTAATGAAGCTTTGGGATTTGATTTGAAAGAGCTTTGCTTTAATGGTGATATTAATGAGCTTACAAAGACAGAGAACACGCAGCCGGCAATACTGACAGCCAGTGTGGCTGCATTCAGGGTTTACATGGAGAAGTACGCGATTGAACCGGTATTTCTGGCGGGACATAGCTTAGGAGAATTTTCAGCACTGACCTGCTCGGGAGCAATATCCTTCAGAGATGCAATTAGAATTGTCAGGAACCGCGGAAGGTTTATGCAGGAGGCCGTTCCACAGGGAATTGGTGCTATGGCAGCCATAAGCGGTGTAGATAAGTCAGCACTTGAAGATACGTGCAGAAAGGTTTCGGATGAAAACCATCTGGTAGTGCTATCAAATCATAACTCAACAGATCAGATAGTCATATCAGGGCACGCATCCTCCGTAAACGCTGCAAGTGAAATACTTAAGAAATCTGGAGCTAGGGTAGTACCTTTAAAAGTGAGTGCGCCGTTTCACAGTCCTTTGATGCAGCCGGCTGCCGATCGACTTAAGGAAGAACTTAACTCTTATTCTTATAATGAGTTGAAATGGGATGTAATATCGAATGCTACGGCATTGCCGTACAGAGGACAGGACAAAATAATTGAAAACTTGACATTACAAATTGTAAGCCCGGTTCGCTGGCATGAATCCATGAAATTCCTTGAGTCTAAAGGGATTGATATGGCTATTGAGCTTGGACCGCAGACTGTATTGAAAAACCTTATGAAAAGGAATGTGCCGGGTATCCCGGCATTATCATTCGATAATGAGGAAGATATCCCGGCACTTGAAAGGAAACTTTCAGACATGGGAAAGAATACAGAAGAAAGCAAAGGAAAA includes the following:
- a CDS encoding hybrid non-ribosomal peptide synthetase/type I polyketide synthase; its protein translation is MSIVEFLLKLRNSGVKLRVEGDSLKLQAPKGAVTGELKEEISNRKAEIIEFLKRVDFEARANKDPILPVPRGDGDEIPLTYSQKSMWFYHQLTGGSPVFNISNAVRIKGNIDKGSIIKSLGKLVERHETMRTIFRSVNGSPVQVIQKAEEILLFEMDLRHLSEDQLEVELKRLLKEEARHIFDLEKGPLFKFCLIRLKENEYALSMVIHHIISDAWSNAIFVGEFFKLYELFAQGKEESLPELTVQFADYSQWEQKRLQGDNMNELLDYWKKQLDKPTTLQMPTDRVRPKSQTYEGGFEPVVLSKELAQKLKTLCSSEGTSLFMVILAAFQTLLYRYSGQDDIFTGTVVANRNRREIENVVGFFMNTLVLRTNFTGDPRFRDVLKRVKEMTLDAYSYQELPFDKMLEELKPERDISRTPLFQVMFILHNTKQVELELAGVKMEPIDVESGLAPFDLRLQLTEGEEGIKGGFDYSAALFDADTVKRIAGHLQSILEAICANPDEKVSKIKLLRKDEEEKIFLEFNNTRAYYPTDKVIYQLFEEQAAKNPDSTAVIFGDRELTYRQLNEKSNQLASVLANRGVKTESIVGIMLERSMEMIIGIMAIEKAGGAYLPIDPNYPEDRINYILEDSGVSVLLTSSKFHDMDICGNIQRIFLEDKSLYHGEGNNPVNAASPSNLAYVIYTSGSTGKPKGTLIEHHSLVNRLNWMQKMYPIGSNDTILQKTPFTFDVSVWEMFWWSTQGAKVCFLEPGGEKDPEKILEAIEKNKITVMHFVPSMLSTFLEYLKESGEADRAKGLRQVFASGEALTSAQVRLFNSLLGSNGTRLSNLYGPTEATIDVSYFDCPVEEVPDIIPIGRAIDNTQLLIMDKNMQPQPVGVPGELCIAGVGLARGYLNRPELTAEKFIANSMVPGRRIYRTGDLARWMPDGNIEYLGRMDFQVKLRGLRIELGEIEGVLLLHPSVNECIVTAWEKEPGNVHLVGYIVCDKENPIESGELQAFLGDSLPEYMVPRIFVFLDAMPLSSNGKADRKALPVPVLSKSSGYVAPQNEVEKILSDIWKEELGLKNVGVNDNFFEVGGHSLLLTKIHSRIRKQFDKDFPLVDMFTYSTISSLAKFINGEQEQPSFLKNEDRLKKQKRARQNKFRESDNCETPANESFGGVAIVGMSGRFPGAKNIDEFWENLKNGVDSITSFSKEEAIKAGASEEDVNNPDYVLASGILEDVEYFDASFFGFNPRETENMDPQHRLFLECSYEALENAGYAKNEYEYPVGVYAGSNMSTYFLYHLMAKVGLKDNFGMLLSNDKDYLATRLSYEFNFKGPSINVQTACSTSVTAIALACEGLLNYNCDMALAGGAAVKLPQKLGYLYQPGMIASPDGHARPFDADAQGTIFTSAVGVVVLKRLEDAIADGDNIYAVIKGIAVNNDGSTKVGFTAPSRDGQSEVIVAAQSLAGVNPDDIGYVEAQGTSTSIGDPIEVSALNQVFAQKSQRKNFCALGSVKGNVGHTTSAAGAVAIIKTALALKNKQIPPTVNYKIPNPSIDFENSAFYVNTRLTEWASNGKPRLAGVNSFGFGGTNVHTVLEEAPKIEASTESRTHQLITLSARSKTALDRMSYNLGGFLKENLGLNFADAVYTLHVGRKEFEHRRTLVCRDAQEAADLLVNKNVDSSIYDLNGGTAPSIVFVFTEGKNLKTSTTIDLYNNFEVFRQEFDRGARILESYSGEDPIGILYPEDQLDNTSDRYLSDMRIACSINLIIEYAMAKLWMSWGIKPYTAIGKGTGEYTAALISGVLSLEDALLLAFSDENNLSINLDKVTFSPASSPYVSSVTGTWTDNNEITGREYWAKVSCLDRFDKGIETLEEDNTVLFLQMGIPLHIEGINGAKVFSSLPDEVNSQSEIEAVLYALGKLWEKGSKIRWEEFHNGEKRHRVPLPTYPFERKRYWVEQFNMGEYIKNGSDYCTDNVENAYTRPDLSTEYEAPCNEVEECIAEIWQNLMGIEPVGTKDNFFELGGESLLFVNMHTELEKHYPGRTKVEEIITCPTISEIAAIIGSEGEDGTDNSETESYGYQMYFNDWR
- the fabD gene encoding ACP S-malonyltransferase, with the protein product MKRIALLFPGQGSQYIGMGKKLYENYATAREVFDEANEALGFDLKELCFNGDINELTKTENTQPAILTASVAAFRVYMEKYAIEPVFLAGHSLGEFSALTCSGAISFRDAIRIVRNRGRFMQEAVPQGIGAMAAISGVDKSALEDTCRKVSDENHLVVLSNHNSTDQIVISGHASSVNAASEILKKSGARVVPLKVSAPFHSPLMQPAADRLKEELNSYSYNELKWDVISNATALPYRGQDKIIENLTLQIVSPVRWHESMKFLESKGIDMAIELGPQTVLKNLMKRNVPGIPALSFDNEEDIPALERKLSDMGKNTEESKGKGLKLLKMCLATVVCTKNTNWDEKEYAKGVVEPYRKIQKMKEELEADGCEPSVEQLKEAVEMLKSVFRTKGIELGEQSERFGTIFKETGFENLFEM